From a region of the Leptospira kmetyi serovar Malaysia str. Bejo-Iso9 genome:
- a CDS encoding DUF1577 domain-containing protein, translated as METIQRKKRDKETISDPAKKFHIISKFLVKTDIVAQAQGSVKQIVKILQVSKDATKILIQTQTPNAFPLNAQVTLTKILAKYVELDCEVLDEKPNNQLILSVSDISIASKERSLNRIAPPEGAVWITNIRTSKTTIDANLFNIPTSVKVNFADYETKLKSKYDILKIDVFRTIGDKFDLVRKTRKILFIANTQKEESYTAFDQEGFIDYASELGDSEDVRKRIIEYANQKIKSELIVPVIYLNHEEQAIPIGYVHAQNRAREIDILEVMEIKTLTFEMVDRIRESNTVLVKERFPIVNISTGGLKVKINHPDLNHDLTKRAGFTFDIFFKMQAPLTAFGVIRSVTKDSDGNLYVGLSIEGNSSRPGERKKYIDNVNRLLAEANQAQV; from the coding sequence ATGGAAACGATTCAGAGAAAAAAAAGAGATAAGGAAACCATTTCGGATCCCGCAAAAAAGTTTCATATAATTTCGAAATTTCTCGTGAAAACCGATATCGTCGCGCAAGCGCAGGGCTCCGTAAAACAAATCGTTAAGATTTTACAGGTGTCCAAAGACGCGACTAAGATTCTCATCCAAACGCAAACTCCGAACGCATTCCCGTTAAACGCGCAAGTAACTCTCACCAAAATTCTCGCCAAGTATGTGGAACTGGATTGCGAGGTTCTGGACGAAAAACCGAACAATCAACTGATCCTTTCCGTTTCGGATATTTCCATCGCGAGCAAGGAAAGAAGTCTCAACCGGATCGCCCCACCCGAAGGAGCCGTTTGGATCACGAATATCCGTACGAGTAAGACAACGATCGATGCGAATCTTTTTAATATTCCGACTTCCGTGAAGGTAAATTTTGCGGATTACGAAACGAAATTAAAGTCTAAGTACGATATACTCAAAATCGACGTGTTCCGAACGATCGGAGACAAGTTCGATCTCGTTAGAAAAACGCGTAAGATTCTTTTTATCGCGAACACACAAAAGGAAGAAAGTTATACAGCCTTTGATCAGGAAGGTTTTATCGACTACGCTTCCGAACTCGGAGATTCCGAAGACGTTCGCAAACGGATCATAGAATACGCGAATCAAAAAATCAAATCCGAACTGATCGTTCCCGTGATTTATCTGAACCACGAAGAACAGGCGATTCCGATCGGTTACGTCCACGCTCAAAACCGCGCGCGCGAAATCGACATTCTGGAAGTGATGGAGATAAAAACCCTCACCTTCGAGATGGTGGATCGTATCCGAGAATCCAATACGGTTCTCGTTAAGGAAAGATTTCCGATCGTGAATATTTCAACGGGCGGTTTGAAGGTTAAAATCAATCACCCCGATCTCAATCACGATCTTACGAAACGAGCCGGTTTTACATTCGATATATTCTTTAAGATGCAAGCCCCGCTCACCGCGTTCGGCGTGATCCGTTCCGTGACGAAGGATTCCGACGGTAACTTATACGTGGGTCTTTCGATTGAGGGAAATTCTTCCCGACCGGGAGAAAGAAAAAAGTATATAGACAACGTCAATCGACTTCTCGCCGAAGCCAATCAAGCCCAGGTTTAA
- a CDS encoding EAL domain-containing protein produces MIKPSGTFPRTKLEWDVWFQAGEIIPFFQPILSVERDSIFGYETLGRFRDQSGNIHSLGPFFLDAEAGVIDPHERKEIYNLKREVDRDLRKKAILHLLKNQDRFPDAKLFLNISPAYMRDHIEEEETDPYTIRLVKELGLNPSKIVIEIVEEHFDGSIESLRPLISRYKQEGFLVAIDDLGSRSSNLDRIGIFHPDILKVDLQMLRHSVTSRNFQEILFTISRLSESLGCSLLFEGIENETELFQSLTYSARFLQGFYFSEALPDMIGQEELKLRFSELHELFFHHKRFQLMRQIKREKELEEKLDLSGILVNTEEDLCSIQIQNPSVLSDFVFRIYVTNLTGSQLSPNYMRIGEVSMDVDSSFIGRNWSWRPYFLEQFYKSMKDVRSEWIISNPYYDISYEILLVTYSKRLPDGNVLFIDVQVPEY; encoded by the coding sequence ATGATTAAGCCTTCCGGCACGTTTCCGAGAACGAAATTAGAATGGGATGTATGGTTCCAGGCTGGAGAGATCATTCCTTTTTTTCAACCGATCCTTTCCGTGGAAAGAGATTCTATTTTCGGTTATGAAACTCTGGGAAGGTTCAGGGATCAATCCGGAAATATTCATTCTCTCGGTCCTTTCTTTTTGGACGCGGAAGCGGGAGTGATCGATCCGCACGAAAGAAAAGAAATCTACAATCTCAAAAGAGAAGTGGATCGCGATTTGCGCAAAAAAGCGATTCTCCATCTTTTAAAAAATCAGGATCGTTTTCCGGACGCGAAATTATTCTTAAACATTTCTCCCGCTTATATGAGAGATCATATCGAAGAGGAGGAAACTGATCCGTATACGATTCGGCTCGTCAAAGAATTGGGTTTGAATCCTTCCAAGATCGTGATCGAAATCGTGGAAGAACATTTCGACGGAAGTATTGAAAGTCTAAGACCTCTGATTTCCCGTTACAAACAGGAAGGATTTCTTGTCGCGATCGACGATCTCGGTTCTCGTTCCTCGAACTTGGATCGGATCGGAATCTTTCATCCCGATATTTTAAAAGTGGATTTGCAGATGCTCCGGCATTCGGTCACTTCCAGAAATTTTCAGGAGATTCTTTTTACGATTTCGAGACTTTCCGAATCCTTGGGTTGTTCTCTTTTGTTCGAAGGAATCGAAAACGAAACCGAACTCTTTCAATCTCTCACATACAGCGCGCGTTTTTTACAGGGATTTTATTTCTCCGAAGCGCTTCCCGATATGATCGGTCAAGAAGAATTGAAACTCAGATTCTCCGAATTACACGAACTCTTTTTTCATCACAAACGTTTTCAACTAATGCGTCAGATCAAACGCGAAAAAGAATTGGAGGAGAAGCTCGATCTTTCCGGAATTCTTGTGAATACGGAAGAAGATCTTTGTTCGATTCAAATCCAGAATCCGAGCGTTCTCAGCGATTTCGTGTTTCGAATCTACGTGACGAATCTCACGGGAAGTCAACTTTCTCCGAACTACATGAGAATCGGAGAGGTTTCTATGGACGTGGATTCTTCATTTATAGGAAGGAACTGGAGTTGGAGACCGTATTTCCTCGAACAATTCTACAAATCCATGAAGGACGTCCGTTCCGAATGGATCATCAGCAATCCGTACTACGATATCAGTTACGAAATCCTTTTGGTGACTTACAGCAAACGTCTGCCCGACGGAAACGTCCTGTTCATAGACGTGCAAGTTCCTGAATATTAG
- a CDS encoding O-antigen ligase family protein — MSQFFNFKSVPLLIVVFALALLFFFDPSNPALSRDSVVFGFFVWSVCIGISYKRKKSEIHPLFFLACLLLIGLSTINGINRAPLVYFPQKLNLKLLYVAALCITIYLFFKNVHPIFLFVHTIAFSCSPPLFSSVKSVPLLLFVIASFPYLSSRRIRFQRLHAIVSVFFFLVLISSLLSYKSQASLLQLCLLLSGILIFFLLSSYPSRFLKKGLLLILSVNLLLNAINLISALHTIWPFDLLKPPLFLTYAGFPVSAIAVISSFSAFVAFYTAFQYRKSSWFLIPGGIIALYLAFFNQSRASLLAFVLASFCLIAFRWSKNRSFFRILIPVSVALFLILIGGLFLLPQDVSSRYFSPETLWIRFSLWNFHFQSVLQDSPIFGIGLDADSLLAHFPGTDSARTGYEDFYRFLHSFRSYPQAHNLYVETFTSLGILGSLAFLGIAGYLSLLAYRMLGSKSSEVFHLGIFITGVLVFVSVHEFFDFNLGEQHFFIPAVLCISLIRVRLSPKIGTLRPTGSIFKIDYVIAFLFIGFLCFQLTWEQRLRNLILVSIQNEIESDNFLIYKEKSASGKKNRFSYPTQEIVKNQIWIRSEEGLVLASLILRKDPNQRALGESLLERCVQKNPYSSVCWKERAEVLGKKDPNSDLSPYLNEGKKTDPFHIIFTE; from the coding sequence ATGAGTCAGTTTTTCAACTTTAAAAGCGTTCCGCTTCTAATTGTCGTTTTCGCCCTTGCTCTACTATTCTTTTTTGATCCTTCCAATCCGGCCTTATCGAGAGACTCGGTCGTGTTCGGATTTTTTGTCTGGTCCGTCTGTATCGGAATCTCGTATAAACGAAAGAAGTCGGAAATTCATCCTCTTTTCTTTTTAGCATGTCTCTTGTTAATCGGACTTTCCACGATCAACGGAATCAACCGCGCCCCTCTCGTATATTTTCCTCAAAAGTTGAACTTAAAACTTCTCTATGTGGCCGCGCTTTGTATTACGATCTATTTGTTTTTTAAAAACGTTCATCCGATTTTTTTATTCGTTCATACGATCGCGTTCTCTTGTTCGCCTCCGCTTTTTTCCAGCGTAAAATCGGTTCCTCTTTTGCTATTTGTAATCGCTTCGTTTCCGTATCTTTCTTCAAGGAGAATCCGCTTCCAAAGATTGCACGCGATCGTTTCCGTTTTCTTTTTTCTGGTTTTGATTTCCTCCTTACTTTCTTATAAATCTCAGGCTTCTCTCTTACAACTCTGTCTTCTTCTTTCCGGAATTTTGATTTTCTTTTTGTTATCGTCGTATCCGAGTCGATTTCTCAAAAAAGGATTATTGCTCATTCTTTCCGTAAATCTTTTGTTAAATGCGATCAATCTGATTTCAGCGCTTCACACGATTTGGCCTTTTGATCTTTTAAAACCGCCTCTCTTTTTGACTTACGCGGGTTTTCCCGTCTCGGCGATCGCTGTGATCTCTTCCTTTTCCGCGTTCGTTGCTTTTTACACCGCGTTTCAATATAGAAAGTCTTCTTGGTTTTTGATTCCGGGTGGAATCATAGCGCTCTATCTCGCCTTTTTCAACCAATCGCGCGCGAGTTTACTGGCGTTTGTACTTGCCTCGTTTTGTTTGATCGCATTTCGTTGGAGCAAAAATCGAAGTTTCTTCCGGATTTTGATTCCCGTTTCCGTTGCGCTATTTTTGATTTTGATCGGCGGGCTCTTTCTTTTACCGCAGGACGTTTCTTCGCGCTACTTCAGTCCGGAGACATTGTGGATTCGTTTTTCTCTTTGGAACTTTCACTTTCAATCCGTTTTACAAGACTCTCCGATTTTCGGAATCGGATTGGACGCGGATTCTCTTTTGGCTCACTTTCCGGGAACCGATTCGGCCAGAACTGGATACGAGGATTTTTATCGCTTTCTTCATTCTTTCCGATCCTACCCGCAGGCACACAACCTCTATGTGGAAACCTTTACGAGTCTCGGGATTTTGGGTTCTCTTGCGTTTCTTGGGATTGCGGGTTATCTATCCCTTCTCGCCTATCGCATGTTAGGTTCCAAAAGTTCGGAAGTGTTTCATCTCGGAATTTTTATAACCGGGGTTTTAGTATTCGTCTCCGTTCATGAATTCTTTGATTTCAATTTGGGAGAACAACACTTTTTTATTCCCGCCGTTCTTTGTATTTCCCTGATCCGAGTTCGTTTGAGTCCTAAGATCGGAACGTTAAGACCGACCGGATCCATATTCAAAATCGATTATGTGATCGCGTTTCTTTTTATCGGATTTCTTTGTTTTCAACTCACTTGGGAACAAAGATTGAGAAACCTGATCTTGGTCTCCATTCAAAACGAAATCGAATCGGATAATTTCTTGATTTACAAAGAAAAGTCCGCGTCGGGTAAAAAGAATCGATTCTCCTATCCGACTCAGGAAATCGTAAAGAATCAGATTTGGATTCGCTCGGAAGAAGGTCTGGTGCTTGCGTCCTTGATTCTTCGCAAAGACCCGAATCAAAGAGCCTTGGGAGAATCTTTGCTGGAACGTTGCGTCCAAAAAAACCCGTATTCGTCCGTTTGCTGGAAAGAAAGAGCGGAAGTTCTTGGAAAAAAAGATCCGAATTCGGATCTCAGTCCCTATCTAAACGAAGGTAAAAAAACCGATCCGTTTCATATTATATTTACGGAATAA
- a CDS encoding LA_3751/LA_3752 family putative glycosyltransferase — MLNRLSSPYVRYALYALVVLFLGFNRSKLDRKIAFVSSDSEIKYYQTLMVAEKGFSAVANSECAYPGKVYDPEFKYFPFDYPWAFLKENGNRKCIFQYPPIFALLNGLPAYLFGIRVVTLLPLLCLLGCFIFFDRILSLFIDKPWAVLIGSLIPFAVSFPVLSSVEFSEVPLNNLLLVSFAFLVLRSLFTGKIGVAPQESNSNFRIFSFVSGILAVAAFFLRTESAFPIFLFGLLAFFSKESRKRIPQYLLFSVPGAILSFVFIGILNSVYSGHPMGIRFLQSSEDAMSQFSLGKQISIFQGYLLGDATKTGFLKAAPYTILILGIVSNILRKKEISGESILGLVGIGTVFAISFLSPYTAGVHHFGLRYLESGFIFLSAGIFIFLYQRTVDFPNAGRVLVLLALFSLYYNYKFTREGFKILFGAIAPYTEIQSEFQSRKIVVHKGQFTNYLIGASYFDSIHFAVINEKDALSLEEILKKHNVPSYSILEYDLEPLRDPNLPEKQHKEKIAVRFNDPKRYYDMQDSKKILDFTLRTYRLKTN; from the coding sequence ATGTTAAACCGATTGTCCTCCCCGTATGTGCGTTATGCGCTCTACGCGCTCGTAGTTTTATTTTTGGGCTTCAACCGTTCCAAGCTGGATCGTAAGATCGCGTTCGTATCGAGCGATTCCGAAATCAAATATTATCAAACCTTAATGGTTGCGGAAAAGGGATTCTCGGCCGTTGCGAATTCCGAATGCGCTTATCCCGGAAAAGTTTACGATCCGGAATTCAAATATTTTCCCTTCGATTATCCTTGGGCGTTTTTAAAGGAAAATGGAAATCGGAAATGTATCTTTCAATATCCTCCGATTTTCGCGCTCTTAAACGGATTGCCGGCCTATCTGTTCGGAATCAGAGTCGTCACTTTGTTGCCGCTTCTTTGTTTGCTCGGATGTTTTATTTTTTTCGATCGAATTCTTTCTCTTTTTATCGATAAACCTTGGGCGGTTTTGATCGGAAGTTTGATTCCATTCGCCGTAAGTTTTCCCGTTTTGTCCTCGGTCGAGTTTTCCGAGGTTCCTTTGAACAATCTTCTTTTAGTTTCGTTCGCCTTTTTGGTTCTACGATCGCTTTTTACGGGCAAGATCGGCGTCGCTCCACAAGAATCGAATTCAAACTTTAGAATATTCTCATTCGTTTCGGGGATTCTCGCCGTCGCCGCATTCTTTTTAAGAACGGAATCCGCGTTTCCGATTTTTCTATTCGGTCTTTTGGCGTTTTTTTCCAAAGAATCCAGAAAACGGATTCCTCAATATCTGCTTTTTTCCGTTCCGGGTGCGATTCTTTCCTTTGTTTTCATCGGTATTTTGAATTCGGTATATTCCGGTCATCCGATGGGAATTCGTTTTTTGCAAAGTTCGGAAGACGCGATGAGCCAATTCTCCCTTGGAAAACAAATTTCAATCTTTCAAGGATATCTTTTAGGAGACGCCACAAAAACCGGCTTTTTAAAAGCGGCCCCGTATACGATTTTGATTCTTGGCATCGTATCCAACATTCTTCGTAAAAAAGAAATTTCCGGAGAATCCATTCTCGGCTTAGTCGGAATCGGAACCGTCTTTGCGATTTCCTTTTTAAGTCCTTACACGGCGGGGGTGCATCACTTCGGTCTCCGTTACTTGGAATCCGGTTTTATCTTTTTATCCGCGGGAATTTTTATATTCTTATACCAACGAACCGTAGACTTTCCGAATGCCGGACGCGTTTTGGTTCTACTCGCCTTGTTCAGTTTATACTACAATTACAAGTTTACGAGAGAAGGTTTTAAGATTTTGTTCGGCGCGATCGCACCTTATACCGAAATTCAAAGCGAATTTCAGTCCAGAAAGATCGTCGTTCACAAAGGACAGTTTACGAATTATCTCATCGGAGCCTCTTATTTCGATTCCATTCACTTTGCGGTTATCAACGAAAAGGACGCTTTATCTCTGGAAGAAATTCTCAAAAAGCACAACGTTCCGTCCTACTCGATCTTAGAATACGACTTGGAACCTCTAAGAGATCCGAACCTTCCCGAAAAACAACACAAGGAAAAAATTGCAGTTCGTTTTAACGATCCAAAACGTTATTACGACATGCAGGATTCCAAAAAGATTCTGGATTTTACGTTGAGAACGTATCGCCTAAAAACGAATTAA
- a CDS encoding glycosyltransferase family 2 protein: MKKRNITYVIPCLNEEKTLPLVLEKLVKLKKELKQYNVEILVSDNGSEDKSVSIAKKYGAKVVHCKERGYGAALNFGITNASGEVVLFADADDTYDFLESPALLAEIEKGAEFVIGSRLDGKIHKGAMPFLHRYLGTPVINWIINVLYSKKGNRVKDANSGFRCFLKKKYLEWEIESTGMEFASEMLVKALRSGVKLSHVPISLHPDVAGRVPHLRTWRDGMRHLLQILIHSQQLFYYTGFALFFLGWAVTILGYFTGIVAIGPFHIFGIHSLTVSLLVATLGQTVWAIGLFLAARKIPELGLYSKLNLLSEDLLFWYSARMILFVILLFAFIVFRWWRNSFQVLDLEKEILMISFLSVQILNLIGQTITAHLLKRT; the protein is encoded by the coding sequence ATGAAAAAAAGAAATATCACCTATGTAATCCCGTGTTTGAACGAGGAAAAAACGCTTCCTCTCGTTTTGGAAAAACTCGTTAAACTCAAAAAAGAATTAAAACAGTACAACGTCGAAATTCTGGTTTCCGACAACGGAAGCGAGGACAAGTCCGTGTCGATCGCGAAAAAATACGGAGCGAAGGTCGTTCACTGCAAGGAAAGAGGATACGGCGCGGCTCTGAATTTCGGAATTACGAACGCAAGCGGGGAAGTCGTTCTTTTTGCGGACGCCGACGATACATACGACTTTCTCGAATCTCCGGCGCTCCTTGCCGAAATCGAGAAGGGTGCGGAGTTCGTAATCGGTTCCCGTTTGGACGGAAAGATCCATAAGGGTGCGATGCCGTTTTTGCATCGTTATCTCGGAACCCCGGTCATCAACTGGATTATTAATGTATTATATTCAAAAAAAGGAAACCGTGTCAAGGACGCAAATTCCGGCTTTCGTTGTTTTCTAAAAAAGAAATATCTGGAATGGGAAATTGAAAGTACGGGAATGGAGTTCGCATCCGAGATGCTTGTGAAAGCGCTTCGAAGCGGTGTAAAACTTTCGCATGTTCCGATCAGTCTGCATCCGGACGTTGCCGGTCGAGTTCCTCACTTGAGAACTTGGAGAGACGGGATGAGACATCTTTTGCAGATTCTGATCCATTCTCAGCAGCTCTTTTATTATACAGGGTTTGCGCTTTTCTTTTTGGGTTGGGCGGTTACGATCCTCGGTTACTTTACCGGCATCGTTGCGATCGGTCCGTTTCATATTTTCGGAATTCATTCTTTGACAGTTTCCTTGCTCGTTGCAACCTTGGGACAGACCGTTTGGGCGATCGGGCTTTTTCTTGCCGCTCGTAAGATTCCGGAACTCGGTCTTTATTCTAAGTTGAATCTGTTGTCCGAAGATCTTCTATTTTGGTATTCCGCGAGAATGATTCTGTTCGTAATTTTGCTTTTCGCGTTTATCGTTTTCCGTTGGTGGAGAAATTCCTTTCAAGTTCTCGATCTGGAAAAAGAAATTTTGATGATCAGTTTTTTAAGCGTTCAGATTTTGAATCTGATCGGGCAAACGATCACGGCGCATTTGTTAAAGCGGACTTAA
- a CDS encoding glycosyltransferase family 39 protein, which translates to MSRVNAFLSEIKKNKDLKVFIVLFALGAFFRLFRLDLQSPWEDELFSIRASSESSLNDLWGWMKNDPHPPLYQTLLYFWFQAFGPTIFVGRMLSAIAGLVVPLAFYALAPSGLSGRIRVSVSALLALSTGLIYYSQELRSYSLLILFCTIQLAFVLRLSYPEKGKTEESGSEKNAETETKRILRVYLSILGISLLASYTHFFGFIWSASVFLGIFITEWIIQRRFPKVSFGFGILFGVLFLPALYLLFNSNKIGIASWIPEAGFTAFIVFFDLVFHSGILKKFIPGIVASLALLVGFASLYFQKKETDVESTDLEPAHKKSSIVLIVILIVFSIVLGILSQVQPLITARNLLVTAPALYFLVTTAFSLFPIYKGRRLESVLILISLVSLYYFTRYYYKPYKEQWRESSKYILSMLEERPKEFTLLCSSHTYNMEYFLKTAKIEGVTPKIYSKEEAELFIKDASRKDLVILETSWKYLDMDEIGTLFPRDKFDRTDQLFYGMKVIVLRKK; encoded by the coding sequence ATGAGTCGTGTGAACGCGTTTTTATCGGAAATCAAAAAGAATAAGGATTTAAAAGTCTTCATCGTTCTTTTTGCGTTAGGCGCGTTCTTTCGTCTTTTTCGTTTGGATCTTCAAAGTCCCTGGGAAGACGAACTGTTTTCCATCCGCGCTTCTTCGGAATCTTCCTTAAACGATCTTTGGGGCTGGATGAAGAACGATCCTCATCCGCCTTTGTATCAGACTCTTTTGTATTTCTGGTTTCAGGCTTTCGGTCCTACGATCTTTGTCGGAAGAATGCTCAGCGCGATCGCGGGTCTTGTCGTTCCTCTTGCGTTTTATGCGTTGGCTCCATCCGGTTTAAGCGGAAGAATCAGGGTTTCCGTGTCCGCGTTGCTCGCATTGTCCACCGGTTTGATCTATTATTCTCAAGAATTGCGTTCTTATAGTCTTTTGATTTTGTTTTGTACGATTCAGCTCGCGTTCGTTTTAAGACTTTCGTATCCGGAAAAAGGTAAAACGGAAGAATCGGGAAGCGAGAAAAACGCCGAAACGGAAACGAAGCGGATTCTTAGAGTTTACTTGAGTATATTAGGAATTTCTTTATTAGCTTCTTATACTCATTTTTTCGGATTCATCTGGTCGGCTTCGGTCTTTCTCGGAATTTTTATCACGGAATGGATCATTCAAAGAAGGTTTCCAAAAGTTTCTTTTGGTTTCGGAATTCTATTCGGCGTTTTGTTCTTACCCGCGTTGTATCTGTTGTTCAATTCCAATAAGATCGGAATCGCTTCTTGGATTCCGGAAGCGGGATTCACCGCATTTATCGTCTTTTTTGATTTGGTCTTTCATTCCGGAATTCTCAAAAAATTCATTCCCGGAATCGTCGCGTCTTTGGCTTTGCTCGTGGGTTTTGCGTCCTTGTATTTCCAAAAAAAGGAAACCGATGTAGAATCCACGGACTTGGAACCCGCGCATAAAAAATCCTCGATCGTATTGATCGTGATTCTGATCGTGTTTTCGATCGTTCTCGGAATTCTTTCTCAGGTTCAACCTTTGATCACCGCGAGAAATCTTTTGGTTACGGCGCCCGCTTTGTATTTTTTGGTTACGACCGCATTCTCCCTTTTTCCCATCTACAAAGGAAGAAGGTTGGAATCGGTTTTGATTCTGATTTCACTCGTGTCGCTTTATTATTTTACGCGTTATTATTATAAGCCGTATAAGGAACAGTGGAGAGAAAGTTCGAAATACATTCTTTCCATGCTCGAAGAACGTCCGAAAGAGTTTACGCTTCTTTGTTCCTCGCATACGTACAACATGGAATATTTTTTGAAGACGGCAAAGATCGAAGGTGTGACTCCTAAGATCTATTCCAAGGAAGAAGCCGAACTTTTTATCAAGGATGCGTCCCGAAAAGACTTAGTGATTTTGGAAACGTCTTGGAAATATTTGGACATGGACGAGATCGGAACCTTGTTTCCTCGAGACAAATTCGATCGAACCGATCAGCTGTTCTACGGAATGAAAGTCATCGTTCTCCGTAAAAAATAA
- a CDS encoding FAD-binding protein, with protein sequence MATASKTSPKKKASAKTSKAPSVKKSKVELTLPEPSKVEAWGMNHFSLSPVVFPEKEEDFKNIFSYADQKGLKLTFRGGGCSYGDAATNTKGVVIDISKFNRILEFNSKTGIIKAESGVTIKQLWEFGIEKGYWPPVVSGTMFPTLGGALSMNIHGKNNFAVGPIGDHVLEFTFMTPDGKVHTCTRKKNQDLFFAAISGFGMLGAFLTVTIQLKHIYAGKMKVWPVVSKNLQDMFDYFEREYKNSDYLVGWVDAFAAGSALGRGQIHKAVHLKKGEDPDFPENCKLEKQNLPSTFLGIVPKAWMWLFMLPFSNNLGMRLVNFAKFISGYLTNNKPYLQGHAEYAFLLDYVPNWKFMYKPGSMIQYQSFIPKENAVDAFSEILRICQKRGIITWLAVFKKHKPDPFLLTHALDGYSMAMDFPVTSRNRKRLWELAGELDETVLKFGGKFYFAKDSTLRPEIVQRAFPKKNLETFHSLKKKLDPKGILETDLYRRIMGIW encoded by the coding sequence ATGGCAACGGCATCTAAGACTTCTCCCAAAAAGAAGGCTTCCGCAAAAACTTCGAAAGCGCCTTCGGTAAAAAAATCGAAGGTAGAACTTACGCTTCCCGAACCTTCCAAGGTGGAAGCGTGGGGAATGAATCATTTTTCTCTTTCTCCGGTCGTTTTTCCGGAAAAGGAAGAGGATTTTAAAAACATCTTCTCTTACGCGGATCAAAAAGGTTTGAAGCTTACGTTTCGAGGAGGCGGTTGTAGTTACGGAGACGCGGCCACGAACACAAAAGGCGTCGTAATCGATATCTCCAAGTTCAATCGGATTTTAGAATTCAATTCCAAAACGGGAATCATCAAAGCCGAATCCGGAGTAACCATCAAACAACTCTGGGAATTCGGAATCGAAAAAGGATATTGGCCTCCCGTAGTCAGCGGAACCATGTTTCCCACGTTAGGCGGCGCTTTGTCGATGAACATTCACGGTAAGAATAACTTCGCCGTAGGCCCGATCGGGGATCACGTTCTCGAGTTTACGTTTATGACTCCGGACGGAAAGGTTCACACCTGCACGAGAAAGAAGAATCAGGATCTGTTCTTTGCGGCGATTTCCGGTTTCGGAATGCTCGGAGCTTTTTTAACCGTAACGATTCAACTCAAACATATCTACGCGGGTAAGATGAAAGTATGGCCCGTGGTCAGCAAAAATCTTCAGGATATGTTCGACTACTTCGAACGCGAATATAAGAATTCGGATTATCTCGTGGGCTGGGTCGACGCGTTCGCAGCCGGAAGCGCATTGGGAAGAGGGCAGATTCACAAGGCGGTTCATCTCAAAAAAGGAGAGGACCCCGATTTTCCGGAAAACTGTAAATTAGAAAAACAGAATTTACCCAGCACCTTTCTCGGAATCGTTCCCAAGGCTTGGATGTGGCTTTTTATGTTGCCTTTCTCCAATAACCTCGGAATGAGATTGGTCAACTTCGCGAAATTCATTTCCGGTTATCTCACGAACAACAAACCGTATCTGCAAGGCCACGCGGAATACGCGTTTCTTTTGGATTATGTTCCGAATTGGAAGTTCATGTATAAACCCGGCTCCATGATTCAATACCAGAGTTTTATTCCGAAGGAGAATGCTGTGGATGCGTTTTCCGAAATTTTGAGAATCTGTCAGAAACGAGGAATCATCACTTGGCTCGCAGTATTCAAAAAACATAAACCGGATCCGTTTCTTTTGACACACGCGTTAGACGGTTATTCCATGGCGATGGATTTTCCGGTGACGTCGAGAAACCGTAAAAGACTTTGGGAACTCGCGGGAGAATTGGACGAAACCGTTCTTAAATTCGGAGGAAAATTCTACTTCGCAAAGGACAGCACTCTCAGGCCGGAGATCGTTCAACGTGCGTTTCCGAAAAAGAATCTGGAAACATTTCATTCTTTAAAAAAGAAACTCGATCCGAAAGGGATTTTGGAAACCGATCTTTATAGAAGAATCATGGGTATTTGGTGA